A section of the Candidatus Saccharimonadales bacterium genome encodes:
- the rpsS gene encoding 30S ribosomal protein S19, protein MSRSLKKGPFIDPKLAKKVAALGANDRTVVKTWARASTISPEMVGHTFAIHNGKVHVPVFITENMVGHKLGEFSPTRKFRRHGGKEK, encoded by the coding sequence ATGAGCCGATCACTGAAAAAAGGACCATTCATAGATCCAAAGCTAGCCAAGAAAGTGGCGGCTCTTGGTGCTAATGATCGTACCGTCGTCAAGACGTGGGCGCGAGCTTCAACAATCTCACCCGAGATGGTTGGTCATACCTTCGCTATCCACAATGGCAAAGTCCATGTGCCGGTCTTTATCACTGAGAACATGGTCGGTCACAAACTCGGTGAGTTCTCGCCAACACGTAAATTCCGTAGGCACGGCGGGAAGGAAAAGTAG
- the rpmC gene encoding 50S ribosomal protein L29 has protein sequence MSKAKDLRTKSADELAKTVGTLRSDLAEARRSHKMGELKNFSKLPRTRKEIARILTVQREVSTKENK, from the coding sequence ATGAGCAAAGCCAAAGATCTGCGCACCAAGTCGGCCGATGAACTAGCAAAGACCGTGGGTACTCTGCGAAGTGACTTAGCAGAAGCTCGTCGCTCACACAAGATGGGTGAGCTGAAAAACTTTAGCAAACTACCACGGACTCGTAAGGAGATCGCCCGTATATTAACCGTGCAACGAGAAGTAAGCACTAAGGAGAACAAGTAA
- the rpsQ gene encoding 30S ribosomal protein S17, which yields MARRLVGIVSSDVQDKTIVVTVRRSKQHPLYRKQYTVSKKFQAHDEKNRAHYGDKVEIVETRPISKTKHFKLAKVLETGNVLEKSSEEGEE from the coding sequence ATGGCACGTCGACTCGTTGGGATTGTAAGCTCAGACGTTCAAGACAAAACGATTGTCGTTACTGTTCGCCGCAGCAAGCAACACCCACTCTACCGCAAACAATACACTGTTTCGAAGAAGTTCCAGGCTCACGATGAAAAGAACCGAGCTCACTATGGTGACAAGGTTGAGATCGTCGAGACCCGTCCGATAAGCAAGACCAAGCACTTTAAGCTTGCTAAGGTCCTCGAAACCGGTAACGTACTCGAAAAATCATCCGAGGAGGGTGAGGAATGA
- the rplD gene encoding 50S ribosomal protein L4, whose translation MATSATATAQTTKLPKEVFGVEVANYELLKLAYEAYLANGRTNLAKTLRRGEVSGGGRKPHRQKGTGRARVGSSRTPLWRHGGVIFGPLGNENYRKELSTSAKRTALRQALSLSAKEGRIVVIDELKTTGKTKEMVAHLTKHGADRTVLLVVPDKTAELIRSSRNLQDVTLVHAHYLNVFNVLNSDKILITKKALEMVNGWLGAKE comes from the coding sequence ATGGCCACGTCAGCTACAGCTACGGCGCAGACAACGAAACTTCCCAAAGAAGTCTTCGGGGTTGAAGTTGCCAACTACGAACTCCTGAAGCTTGCTTATGAAGCGTATCTAGCAAACGGCCGAACTAATCTTGCCAAGACACTCCGCAGAGGAGAGGTTTCCGGAGGCGGACGCAAACCACACCGTCAGAAAGGCACCGGACGGGCCCGTGTCGGTTCCAGCCGTACGCCACTTTGGCGCCATGGTGGTGTCATCTTCGGCCCACTTGGTAATGAAAACTACCGCAAAGAACTCTCAACCAGTGCCAAACGAACTGCTCTTAGGCAGGCACTTTCACTCTCTGCTAAGGAAGGACGTATAGTCGTCATCGACGAGCTCAAGACCACCGGCAAGACCAAGGAGATGGTTGCTCACCTAACTAAGCACGGTGCCGACCGGACAGTCCTGCTAGTCGTTCCAGATAAAACTGCTGAGTTGATCCGCTCAAGCCGCAACCTACAGGATGTCACTCTTGTCCATGCTCATTATCTGAACGTCTTTAACGTCCTCAATTCAGATAAGATCCTGATTACCAAGAAGGCCCTTGAGATGGTTAACGGCTGGTTAGGAGCTAAGGAGTAA
- the rplN gene encoding 50S ribosomal protein L14, whose translation MIQQESRLKVADNSGAKSLLCIRVLGGTRRRYAGVGDIIVASVKDALPASGMKKKVVRAVVVRTTRQIKRKDGSTIRFDDNAAVLIDENKLPKATRIFGPVPRELREKGYMKIVSLAPEVL comes from the coding sequence ATGATCCAACAGGAATCCAGATTAAAAGTAGCTGACAACAGCGGCGCCAAGAGCCTGCTTTGCATTCGTGTGCTCGGTGGTACCCGACGTCGCTATGCTGGTGTTGGCGACATCATTGTCGCTTCTGTTAAGGATGCCCTACCAGCCAGCGGCATGAAGAAGAAAGTAGTCCGAGCTGTCGTAGTCAGAACGACACGGCAGATTAAGCGAAAAGATGGCTCAACCATTCGATTCGATGATAATGCCGCTGTCTTGATCGATGAGAATAAACTGCCGAAAGCAACCCGCATCTTCGGGCCAGTCCCACGTGAGCTACGCGAGAAGGGTTACATGAAGATTGTCTCGCTCGCACCGGAGGTACTCTAA
- the rplP gene encoding 50S ribosomal protein L16, whose protein sequence is MLLPKKTKFRKVRKGKIKGVATTGDYIAFGEYGLQSQDAERITSRQIESARQAMTRYVKRGGKIWIRIFPHTPVTRKPQDVKMGSGKGNPEYFVAKVKPGTVLFEMAGVSEEQAREAMRLAAHKLPVRCKFIVREGEAML, encoded by the coding sequence ATGTTACTACCAAAGAAGACTAAATTCAGAAAGGTGCGCAAAGGCAAGATCAAAGGTGTTGCCACTACTGGTGACTATATCGCCTTTGGTGAATATGGTTTGCAGAGCCAAGACGCTGAGCGCATCACCTCCCGCCAGATCGAATCCGCCCGACAGGCGATGACCCGCTACGTTAAACGTGGTGGCAAGATCTGGATCCGTATCTTCCCGCACACCCCAGTTACTCGCAAGCCGCAGGACGTCAAGATGGGTAGCGGTAAGGGTAACCCTGAGTACTTTGTTGCCAAGGTGAAACCCGGTACGGTCCTCTTTGAGATGGCCGGAGTCAGCGAGGAACAGGCCCGTGAGGCAATGCGCCTGGCTGCCCATAAGTTGCCCGTCCGCTGTAAGTTCATCGTCAGAGAAGGGGAGGCCATGCTATGA
- the rplX gene encoding 50S ribosomal protein L24, with product MNKPITLRIKKNDTVIVRIGREKGKTGKVLRVYPRTQMVEVEGINIVTKHVKPNATTSRGSIEKIIKPVPLSKVAIVHPSKQTRGSRIAYETKGKDNKKVRVYRQADNKEIK from the coding sequence ATGAACAAGCCTATCACTCTCAGAATCAAGAAGAACGATACGGTCATCGTTCGGATCGGCCGTGAAAAGGGTAAGACTGGCAAAGTCTTGAGAGTCTATCCACGAACTCAGATGGTTGAAGTCGAGGGCATTAACATCGTTACCAAGCATGTTAAACCGAATGCTACGACCAGCAGGGGTTCGATTGAAAAGATCATTAAGCCAGTGCCACTGAGCAAGGTGGCTATCGTCCATCCCTCTAAGCAGACCAGGGGCAGCCGAATTGCCTACGAGACGAAAGGCAAAGACAACAAGAAGGTTCGTGTCTATCGACAAGCAGACAACAAGGAGATCAAGTAA
- the rpsC gene encoding 30S ribosomal protein S3, with protein sequence MGQKVNPISMRLQVTKDWRSKWFADNRRTFADNLTRDLQVRRYIEKRFDTRATIAKVDIERSPNLVTITIFTSKAGVVIGRGGAGAQQIRADIEKIMGKPVRVNIEEIKRPELNAKLVAENIAHQLKRRINFRRAVKATAASTMNAGAKGIRIEVAGRLNNADMSRREKEIQGSVPLHTLRADIDYAYTPALITGYGVIGVKVWIYKGERNDG encoded by the coding sequence ATGGGTCAAAAAGTAAACCCTATCAGCATGCGACTGCAGGTCACTAAGGACTGGCGTTCAAAGTGGTTCGCTGACAACCGACGGACTTTCGCCGACAACCTGACCCGCGACCTCCAGGTCCGCCGCTACATTGAAAAGCGCTTTGACACCCGTGCGACTATCGCCAAAGTAGACATTGAGCGCTCACCCAATCTTGTCACTATCACCATCTTCACTTCAAAAGCAGGTGTTGTCATCGGACGCGGTGGAGCTGGCGCCCAGCAGATACGTGCCGATATTGAGAAGATCATGGGGAAACCAGTCCGTGTCAATATTGAGGAGATCAAGAGACCCGAGCTAAATGCCAAACTGGTAGCCGAGAACATCGCTCACCAGCTCAAGCGCCGTATCAACTTCCGACGCGCCGTTAAGGCCACGGCCGCCTCAACCATGAACGCCGGCGCAAAGGGTATCCGCATCGAGGTTGCTGGCCGTTTGAACAACGCAGACATGTCCAGACGCGAGAAGGAGATCCAGGGCTCGGTCCCTCTTCACACCCTTAGAGCAGATATCGACTACGCGTACACCCCAGCCCTGATCACCGGCTATGGAGTTATTGGTGTCAAGGTGTGGATTTATAAAGGTGAACGGAACGACGGTTAG
- the rplV gene encoding 50S ribosomal protein L22: MSQIVVATAKGVRISPRKVAEVAALIRKRSVADALVILEHTPRRAAKPLHKVVSSAKANAVYNHRLAEGSLQITGIEVNGGSTMRRFKPVAHGGAHRILKRSSHVRVTLTGEEKPKKKTAAPKAGGKKEEEE; encoded by the coding sequence ATGAGCCAGATAGTCGTCGCCACCGCTAAAGGAGTTCGCATAAGCCCTCGTAAAGTAGCCGAGGTTGCTGCTCTGATTCGAAAGCGAAGTGTCGCTGACGCCCTGGTTATTCTTGAGCACACTCCACGACGTGCCGCTAAACCACTTCATAAGGTTGTCTCCAGCGCCAAGGCAAATGCGGTCTATAACCACCGCCTTGCCGAAGGAAGTCTGCAGATTACCGGGATTGAGGTCAACGGTGGTTCGACGATGCGTCGCTTTAAACCAGTTGCTCATGGTGGTGCCCACCGTATCTTGAAGCGATCCAGTCATGTCAGGGTCACCTTGACCGGCGAAGAGAAACCAAAGAAGAAGACGGCAGCTCCTAAGGCTGGCGGCAAGAAAGAGGAAGAGGAGTAG
- the rplC gene encoding 50S ribosomal protein L3 — protein sequence MKALIGTKIGMTQILAEDGVVVPVTLIKAGPCTVTQLKTAEKDGYDAVQLGFGDDKHLGKSVAGHVKNAKVSPKIIREFRDLKLDEEDAKVGTSFDVTVFEVGDQVDVTATSKGKGFAGTVKRHNFNTGPKSHGSMNYRKPGSIGSMYPQKIFKGKKMAGQMGGEQVTVKNLKVALVDSELGVVGLRGAVPGPRLGIVILGGKA from the coding sequence ATGAAAGCGCTCATCGGCACTAAGATCGGCATGACTCAAATCCTCGCTGAGGATGGTGTTGTCGTACCTGTAACGCTGATCAAAGCTGGCCCATGTACTGTTACACAGCTCAAGACTGCCGAAAAGGATGGCTATGACGCCGTCCAACTCGGTTTTGGTGATGACAAGCACCTAGGTAAATCAGTGGCAGGTCATGTCAAGAACGCCAAGGTGAGCCCAAAGATTATTCGCGAATTCAGAGATCTCAAGCTCGACGAAGAGGATGCCAAAGTTGGCACCTCTTTTGATGTTACGGTCTTTGAAGTAGGCGACCAGGTCGACGTAACCGCTACTAGCAAGGGTAAGGGTTTCGCCGGTACCGTTAAGCGCCACAACTTCAACACCGGCCCTAAGTCACACGGATCAATGAACTACCGCAAGCCGGGTTCGATTGGCTCGATGTACCCACAGAAGATCTTCAAAGGCAAGAAGATGGCTGGTCAGATGGGCGGCGAGCAGGTAACTGTTAAAAACCTCAAAGTCGCTCTCGTCGACAGCGAACTCGGTGTAGTGGGACTCCGTGGCGCTGTTCCAGGCCCTCGTCTAGGTATTGTTATTCTGGGAGGCAAAGCGTAA
- the rpsN gene encoding 30S ribosomal protein S14, translating to MARKSNIARDLKRRKMHEQYAERRQALKAAGDLEGLALLPRNSSPTRLKNRDAETGRPRAYMRRFGLSRISFREHASKGEIPGVTKASW from the coding sequence ATGGCAAGAAAATCTAACATAGCTCGCGACTTAAAGCGCCGAAAGATGCATGAGCAGTATGCGGAACGCCGCCAAGCCTTAAAGGCGGCTGGCGACTTGGAAGGCCTTGCCCTCCTGCCACGCAACTCATCACCGACGCGTCTTAAGAACCGTGATGCGGAGACAGGTCGACCGCGAGCCTACATGAGACGTTTTGGGTTGAGCCGTATCTCGTTCAGAGAACATGCCAGCAAGGGTGAAATCCCAGGCGTTACTAAGGCTAGCTGGTAA
- the rplB gene encoding 50S ribosomal protein L2 — protein MALTKYRPTTAGRRGMTSQDFDDVTTKTSVKSLLRVKKSHAGRNNTGKITVRHRSNGNKKFYRVVNYRLAPDTTATVEHIEYDPNRSARIARVKDQDGKYHYLIAHNSIKVGQVISSGKNVAIEAGNRLPLSRIPAGSFVHNVELQAGKGGQIARSAGTKVQLMARENGYALLRMPSGEVRRVREECMAHVGTVGNEVHQNIKLGSAGRKRHMGWRPTVHGKAMNPADHPMGGGEGKTGPGRHPRTPWGKPAIGYKTRRRKTTTKYIVRSRSEGKRR, from the coding sequence ATGGCTCTAACTAAGTACCGACCAACCACTGCAGGGCGGCGGGGTATGACCAGCCAGGACTTTGACGACGTTACCACCAAGACATCTGTTAAGTCGCTTCTTCGCGTTAAGAAATCACATGCCGGCCGCAACAATACTGGTAAGATTACCGTTCGCCATCGCAGTAATGGCAACAAAAAGTTCTACCGCGTTGTTAACTACCGGCTCGCTCCTGATACAACTGCCACCGTCGAGCACATTGAGTATGATCCAAACCGGTCTGCTCGCATTGCCCGTGTTAAAGATCAGGACGGCAAGTACCACTACCTGATTGCTCACAACTCCATCAAAGTTGGACAAGTTATCTCGTCAGGCAAGAACGTGGCCATTGAAGCCGGTAACCGTCTGCCGCTTAGCCGCATCCCTGCTGGCAGTTTCGTCCACAACGTCGAACTTCAGGCGGGTAAAGGGGGCCAGATCGCCCGTTCAGCCGGAACCAAGGTCCAACTGATGGCTCGTGAGAACGGGTATGCACTTCTACGTATGCCGAGCGGCGAAGTTCGTCGGGTCCGCGAAGAGTGCATGGCACACGTTGGTACTGTTGGTAATGAGGTCCACCAGAACATCAAGCTCGGTTCAGCTGGCCGTAAACGTCACATGGGCTGGCGTCCAACTGTTCATGGTAAGGCTATGAACCCGGCTGATCACCCTATGGGTGGTGGTGAAGGTAAGACCGGACCCGGTCGACACCCACGCACCCCATGGGGCAAACCAGCTATTGGTTACAAGACAAGGCGCCGCAAGACAACGACTAAGTACATCGTGCGCAGCCGCTCAGAAGGAAAGAGGAGATAG
- the rplE gene encoding 50S ribosomal protein L5: MAKASTAYVPRLKALYKESLAADLQKKLELDNIHRVPRLTKIVINVGIGKHKDDKHFYEVVVNTLRKITGQQPIDRMAKKSIATFKIRKGMNRIGVSVTLRDAQMYEFMDRLISVVLPRVRDFHGVPNKSFDASGNYNLGLPEQSVFPELSFEDTTTPHGLQITFTIRSNSPASSKALLEGFGMPFEKEEKH, from the coding sequence ATGGCTAAGGCAAGCACAGCATACGTTCCACGCTTGAAGGCTCTTTACAAAGAGTCACTAGCTGCCGATCTTCAAAAGAAGCTTGAGCTCGACAACATCCACCGAGTGCCCCGTCTCACGAAGATCGTTATTAACGTCGGTATCGGCAAACACAAGGACGACAAGCACTTCTACGAAGTAGTCGTAAATACCCTGCGCAAGATCACTGGCCAACAACCAATCGATCGGATGGCTAAGAAGTCTATTGCTACCTTTAAGATCCGGAAAGGCATGAACCGAATAGGCGTCAGTGTGACACTACGAGATGCCCAGATGTATGAGTTTATGGACCGCTTGATCAGTGTTGTCCTACCTCGAGTCCGCGACTTCCACGGGGTGCCAAATAAGTCATTCGACGCTTCAGGCAACTACAACCTAGGCCTTCCTGAACAATCCGTCTTCCCAGAGCTTAGCTTCGAAGACACCACCACTCCACACGGCTTACAGATCACGTTTACAATTCGTAGTAATTCACCCGCCAGTTCTAAGGCACTGCTCGAAGGCTTTGGGATGCCGTTCGAGAAAGAGGAGAAACACTGA
- the rplW gene encoding 50S ribosomal protein L23, which produces MEATHMTLIPHISEKSYATSHQRTYVFVVPKNANKAAIAKAVEAQFKVKVTDVRPLIQKGKPVRSMVQNRTRVRINTTRADRKKAYITLAEGHKIDIFNDGTEEKEKK; this is translated from the coding sequence ATGGAAGCAACACACATGACCCTTATCCCACACATTAGCGAGAAGAGCTACGCGACTTCACACCAGCGCACCTACGTCTTTGTCGTCCCTAAAAACGCCAACAAAGCAGCCATCGCCAAGGCTGTTGAGGCCCAATTCAAGGTTAAAGTCACAGACGTGCGTCCGCTTATCCAGAAGGGCAAGCCAGTCCGTTCAATGGTCCAGAACCGTACTCGTGTTCGCATCAACACCACGCGAGCCGATCGCAAAAAAGCCTACATCACCTTGGCCGAAGGGCACAAGATCGACATCTTCAACGACGGCACTGAAGAGAAGGAGAAGAAGTAA